One window of Acomys russatus chromosome 28, mAcoRus1.1, whole genome shotgun sequence genomic DNA carries:
- the LOC127210857 gene encoding DBIRD complex subunit ZNF326-like isoform X2, whose protein sequence is MDFEDDYIHSACRNTYQGFNGMDRDYGPGSYGGGLAFKDIYLKILLLSASKGLDLMSLTTPGLLWVGEICTDLTMVLMNLNKAASEVVMVVDLRAPSGLALTLSEPAPVGSRGRGTPAYPESAFGSRNYDAFGGPSTGRGRGRGHMGDYGSIHRPGIIIDYQNKPTNVTAAAARGIKRKMMQIFTKPGAAFIKKPKLAKPVEKMKLSKSPSKSMAQGACTSDSAHVQQCTVAVSL, encoded by the exons gaatgGATCGTGATTATGGCCCTGGATCTTACGGAGGAGGTCTGGCATTCAAGGATATTTATCTAAAAATTCTTCTTTTGAGTGCCAGTAAAG GTTTGGACCTTATGAGTCTTACGACTCCAGGTCTTCTCTGGGTGGGCGAGATCTGTACAGATCTGACTATGGTTTTAATGAACCTGAACAAAGCCGCTTCGGAGGTAGTTATGGTGGTCGATTTGAGAGCTCCTTCCGGACTAGCCTTGACTCTTTCGGAG CCTGCACCTGTAGGCTCTCGGGGGAGAGGAACCCCTGCTTATCCTGAAAGTGCGTTTGGAAGCAGAAACTATGATGCTTTTGGAGGACCATCCACAGGCAGAGGCCGAGGCCGAGGA CACATGGGTGATTATGGAAGCATTCATAGACCTGGGATTATTATTGACTATCAGAACAAGCCCACCAATGTGACGGCTGCTGCTGCAcgaggaataaaaagaaagatgatgcAAATATTTACTAAGCCCGGGGCAGCCTTTATCAAGAAACCGAAGCTCGCAAAACCTGTGGAAAAGATGAAACTCAGCAAGTCACCAAGTAAGTCGATGGCTCAGGGTGCGTGCACATCAGACAGTGCTCATGTGCAGCAGTGCACTGTAGCTGTTAGCCTATAA
- the LOC127210857 gene encoding DBIRD complex subunit ZNF326-like isoform X1, producing MDFEDDYIHSACRNTYQGFNGMDRDYGPGSYGGLDRDYGHGSYGGQRSMDSYLNQSYGMDSHSGGGGGSRFGPYESYDSRSSLGGRDLYRSDYGFNEPEQSRFGGSYGGRFESSFRTSLDSFGGRNQGGSSWEAPYSRSKLRPGFMEDRGRENYSSYSSFSSPHMKPAPVGSRGRGTPAYPESAFGSRNYDAFGGPSTGRGRGRGHMGDYGSIHRPGIIIDYQNKPTNVTAAAARGIKRKMMQIFTKPGAAFIKKPKLAKPVEKMKLSKSPSKSMAQGACTSDSAHVQQCTVAVSL from the exons gaatgGATCGTGATTATGGCCCTGGATCTTACGG AGGACTGGATCGTGACTATGGCCATGGATCCTATGGGGGTCAAAGATCCATGGATTCCTACCTAAACCAGTCCTATGGCATGGACAgtcacagtggtggtggtgggggtagcAG GTTTGGACCTTATGAGTCTTACGACTCCAGGTCTTCTCTGGGTGGGCGAGATCTGTACAGATCTGACTATGGTTTTAATGAACCTGAACAAAGCCGCTTCGGAGGTAGTTATGGTGGTCGATTTGAGAGCTCCTTCCGGACTAGCCTTGACTCTTTCGGAGGTAGAAACCAGGGCGGGTCTAGCTGGGAAGCACCTTACTCCCGTTCAAAATTGAGGCCTGGGTttatggaggacagaggaagagagaattaCTCTTCCTACAGCAGTTTTTCTTCACCCCATATGAAGCCTGCACCTGTAGGCTCTCGGGGGAGAGGAACCCCTGCTTATCCTGAAAGTGCGTTTGGAAGCAGAAACTATGATGCTTTTGGAGGACCATCCACAGGCAGAGGCCGAGGCCGAGGA CACATGGGTGATTATGGAAGCATTCATAGACCTGGGATTATTATTGACTATCAGAACAAGCCCACCAATGTGACGGCTGCTGCTGCAcgaggaataaaaagaaagatgatgcAAATATTTACTAAGCCCGGGGCAGCCTTTATCAAGAAACCGAAGCTCGCAAAACCTGTGGAAAAGATGAAACTCAGCAAGTCACCAAGTAAGTCGATGGCTCAGGGTGCGTGCACATCAGACAGTGCTCATGTGCAGCAGTGCACTGTAGCTGTTAGCCTATAA
- the LOC127210857 gene encoding DBIRD complex subunit ZNF326-like isoform X3, translating to MAWTVTVVVVGVAGLDLMSLTTPGLLWVGEICTDLTMVLMNLNKAASEVVMVVDLRAPSGLALTLSEPAPVGSRGRGTPAYPESAFGSRNYDAFGGPSTGRGRGRGHMGDYGSIHRPGIIIDYQNKPTNVTAAAARGIKRKMMQIFTKPGAAFIKKPKLAKPVEKMKLSKSPSKSMAQGACTSDSAHVQQCTVAVSL from the exons ATGGCATGGACAgtcacagtggtggtggtgggggtagcAG GTTTGGACCTTATGAGTCTTACGACTCCAGGTCTTCTCTGGGTGGGCGAGATCTGTACAGATCTGACTATGGTTTTAATGAACCTGAACAAAGCCGCTTCGGAGGTAGTTATGGTGGTCGATTTGAGAGCTCCTTCCGGACTAGCCTTGACTCTTTCGGAG CCTGCACCTGTAGGCTCTCGGGGGAGAGGAACCCCTGCTTATCCTGAAAGTGCGTTTGGAAGCAGAAACTATGATGCTTTTGGAGGACCATCCACAGGCAGAGGCCGAGGCCGAGGA CACATGGGTGATTATGGAAGCATTCATAGACCTGGGATTATTATTGACTATCAGAACAAGCCCACCAATGTGACGGCTGCTGCTGCAcgaggaataaaaagaaagatgatgcAAATATTTACTAAGCCCGGGGCAGCCTTTATCAAGAAACCGAAGCTCGCAAAACCTGTGGAAAAGATGAAACTCAGCAAGTCACCAAGTAAGTCGATGGCTCAGGGTGCGTGCACATCAGACAGTGCTCATGTGCAGCAGTGCACTGTAGCTGTTAGCCTATAA
- the LOC127210857 gene encoding DBIRD complex subunit ZNF326-like isoform X4 has product MSLTTPGLLWVGEICTDLTMVLMNLNKAASEVVMVVDLRAPSGLALTLSEPAPVGSRGRGTPAYPESAFGSRNYDAFGGPSTGRGRGRGHMGDYGSIHRPGIIIDYQNKPTNVTAAAARGIKRKMMQIFTKPGAAFIKKPKLAKPVEKMKLSKSPSKSMAQGACTSDSAHVQQCTVAVSL; this is encoded by the exons ATGAGTCTTACGACTCCAGGTCTTCTCTGGGTGGGCGAGATCTGTACAGATCTGACTATGGTTTTAATGAACCTGAACAAAGCCGCTTCGGAGGTAGTTATGGTGGTCGATTTGAGAGCTCCTTCCGGACTAGCCTTGACTCTTTCGGAG CCTGCACCTGTAGGCTCTCGGGGGAGAGGAACCCCTGCTTATCCTGAAAGTGCGTTTGGAAGCAGAAACTATGATGCTTTTGGAGGACCATCCACAGGCAGAGGCCGAGGCCGAGGA CACATGGGTGATTATGGAAGCATTCATAGACCTGGGATTATTATTGACTATCAGAACAAGCCCACCAATGTGACGGCTGCTGCTGCAcgaggaataaaaagaaagatgatgcAAATATTTACTAAGCCCGGGGCAGCCTTTATCAAGAAACCGAAGCTCGCAAAACCTGTGGAAAAGATGAAACTCAGCAAGTCACCAAGTAAGTCGATGGCTCAGGGTGCGTGCACATCAGACAGTGCTCATGTGCAGCAGTGCACTGTAGCTGTTAGCCTATAA